One segment of Actinomycetota bacterium DNA contains the following:
- a CDS encoding phosphoribosyltransferase — protein sequence MNVFTDRREAGRELTQRLIHYKQQDVVVVAIPRGGVIVASEVAKGLNAPLDLVIPRKIGAPGNPELAIGAVAGKGKVMLNEELKEALRVPDEYVEEEVNKQIEEINRRRKKYLGNKPAKSLQDKVVILVDDGLATGYTALAAISAIREEKPRRMVLAVPVAPRDTFERLKGEVDEIICLDLPEFFYAVGQFYLDFSQTTDEEVIEILKENAEKLMTNLPAGRHGVKGRK from the coding sequence ATGAACGTGTTTACTGACCGTCGTGAGGCTGGAAGAGAACTTACACAACGCCTAATCCATTATAAACAGCAGGATGTCGTGGTGGTGGCAATTCCCCGCGGGGGAGTGATTGTGGCCAGTGAAGTAGCCAAGGGCTTAAATGCACCCCTCGATTTGGTGATCCCCAGAAAAATAGGTGCCCCTGGAAATCCTGAGTTGGCCATAGGGGCTGTAGCGGGTAAGGGAAAGGTAATGCTAAATGAAGAGTTAAAGGAAGCTCTGCGTGTTCCGGACGAATATGTTGAGGAGGAAGTAAATAAGCAAATAGAAGAGATAAATAGGCGTAGGAAGAAGTATTTAGGGAACAAGCCCGCAAAAAGTTTGCAGGACAAAGTGGTCATATTGGTAGACGATGGTTTGGCCACCGGTTATACAGCCTTAGCCGCCATAAGTGCCATCCGGGAAGAAAAGCCCAGAAGGATGGTACTGGCCGTTCCAGTAGCCCCGCGAGATACCTTCGAGCGGTTAAAGGGGGAGGTTGACGAGATAATCTGTCTCGATCTCCCAGAGTTTTTTTATGCAGTTGGACAGTTCTATCTGGATTTCTCCCAGACGACGGATGAAGAGGTAATCGAAATTCTTAAAGAGAATGCCGAGAAGTTAATGACGAACCTGCCTGCTGGGAGGCACGGCGTCAAAGGACGAAAATAA
- a CDS encoding archaemetzincin family Zn-dependent metalloprotease, protein MRLKYLYLFPIGDVDFSVLAVLQDVLEEKFGFPCKIGSALPDPGYAYNPKRGQYKSTMILGKIRQALPQDALKGLGVTSVDLYVPMLNFVFGEAEVCGRCAVISLCRLKPQFYGVCRQARLRSGQAGEDILKTRAIKEAIHELGHTFGLSHCPNSGCVMYFSNSLMDTDFKEENFCSSCQNAIDLSIQNLLIC, encoded by the coding sequence ATGCGCTTGAAATACCTCTATCTTTTTCCCATCGGAGATGTCGATTTCTCCGTCCTCGCTGTTCTACAGGATGTTTTGGAGGAAAAATTTGGTTTTCCCTGTAAGATTGGCTCTGCTCTACCTGATCCTGGTTACGCCTACAATCCAAAGAGAGGTCAATACAAATCCACGATGATTTTAGGGAAGATAAGGCAAGCTCTGCCCCAGGATGCTTTAAAGGGACTAGGAGTCACGTCAGTGGACTTATACGTTCCCATGCTCAACTTCGTCTTTGGCGAGGCTGAGGTTTGTGGAAGATGCGCTGTAATTTCCCTATGCCGACTGAAACCCCAGTTTTATGGTGTCTGCCGACAGGCCCGCCTACGGAGCGGTCAGGCAGGCGAGGATATCCTTAAAACCAGGGCGATTAAGGAAGCCATTCATGAACTTGGACACACCTTTGGCTTGTCCCATTGCCCCAACTCTGGGTGTGTAATGTACTTTTCGAACAGCCTAATGGATACGGATTTTAAGGAAGAGAATTTTTGCTCTTCCTGTCAAAACGCTATAGATTTGTCAATTCAGAATTTACTAATTTGTTAA
- the ligD gene encoding non-homologous end-joining DNA ligase, translated as MGVPRGRAPFGRSPDRSGREGEAGSPDKIGTTVGRGKAKLFPLQVYFDSNFLDIQILKMKSWMKRSIKPMLAQLARPFDSSNHIFELKWDGVRCIAFLSAPNRDGTRLQNRNLRDITRSYPELNDLHLNLRGGEAILDGEIVFLREGKPDFQKLLEREQLQDDVRIDILSKIIPVTYIAFDILYFDGSPLFKLPLIERRKILIEAIKESKKLILSRFVWERGIDFFEQASGQGFEGIVAKESNSPYIEGKRTNFWLKIKRILTQDCVICGYTLGRGCREEVFGSLILGLYHKGELIHVGQVGTGLTEEKLKGLLPQLEALKINEHPFSCEPEIDRPAQFIRPSLVCEVEFRGWTKDGKLRNPGFKRLRPDKPAGECRKSRRI; from the coding sequence GTGGGGGTTCCAAGGGGGCGTGCCCCCTTTGGTCGCAGCCCCGACAGGTCGGGGCGAGAAGGGGAGGCAGGGAGTCCCGATAAAATCGGGACGACCGTCGGAAGGGGGAAAGCGAAGCTGTTCCCCCTCCAAGTTTACTTCGATAGCAATTTTTTAGACATCCAAATCTTAAAAATGAAGTCGTGGATGAAACGTTCCATAAAACCCATGCTTGCCCAATTGGCTCGTCCCTTTGATTCCTCCAATCATATTTTTGAACTCAAATGGGATGGTGTGAGATGCATTGCTTTTTTATCCGCCCCCAACCGAGATGGCACTCGGCTTCAAAATCGAAACTTAAGGGACATCACCCGCTCTTATCCGGAGCTTAATGATTTACATCTGAATTTGAGAGGCGGGGAAGCAATCCTCGATGGGGAAATAGTCTTCTTAAGAGAGGGCAAGCCCGATTTCCAAAAGCTTTTAGAGAGGGAGCAGCTGCAGGATGACGTTCGAATCGATATCCTGTCAAAAATTATACCCGTGACATATATCGCCTTCGATATTTTGTATTTCGATGGCTCTCCCCTATTTAAGCTTCCCTTGATTGAGAGAAGGAAGATACTCATTGAAGCCATAAAAGAGAGCAAAAAGCTCATCCTCTCCAGATTCGTTTGGGAGAGGGGCATCGATTTCTTCGAGCAAGCTTCGGGTCAAGGGTTTGAGGGAATAGTGGCGAAGGAGTCGAATAGCCCTTATATCGAGGGCAAAAGGACTAATTTTTGGCTGAAGATAAAGAGGATTTTGACACAGGATTGTGTGATCTGTGGTTACACCCTGGGGCGAGGATGTAGGGAGGAAGTTTTTGGTTCCCTGATATTGGGACTATATCATAAGGGAGAACTCATTCATGTAGGTCAAGTTGGCACGGGATTAACCGAGGAAAAATTGAAGGGGCTGTTGCCACAACTTGAAGCATTGAAGATCAATGAACACCCCTTTTCTTGCGAGCCGGAGATTGACCGGCCCGCTCAATTTATCAGGCCATCCTTGGTTTGCGAGGTGGAGTTCAGGGGCTGGACTAAGGATGGAAAACTTCGTAATCCCGGTTTCAAGAGACTTCGTCCCGACAAACCCGCTGGAGAATGTCGAAAGTCCAGACGGATCTGA